A window of Lujinxingia sediminis contains these coding sequences:
- the orn gene encoding oligoribonuclease: MASDRNLVWVDLEMTGLDPKTCTILEIATIVTDSQLQIVAEGPNLVIHHSDEVLDAMDAWNTEHHGKSGLTAAVKASKLTLAQAEAQTLAFVQEHCGPKSAPLCGNSIWQDRRFLAEYMPRLEDYLHYRIIDVSSVKEVVRRWYPAGVAMPPRKEQSHRALDDIKDSIEELKFYRSEVFVAPGGSATFATRR; the protein is encoded by the coding sequence ATGGCAAGTGATCGAAATCTGGTGTGGGTGGACCTGGAGATGACCGGGCTGGATCCGAAGACGTGCACGATCCTGGAGATCGCCACGATCGTGACGGATTCTCAGCTGCAGATTGTGGCCGAGGGGCCCAACCTCGTGATTCATCATAGCGACGAGGTGCTCGACGCGATGGATGCCTGGAACACCGAGCACCATGGCAAGTCCGGGCTGACTGCGGCGGTGAAAGCCTCAAAGCTGACGTTGGCGCAGGCCGAGGCTCAGACGCTGGCCTTTGTGCAGGAGCATTGCGGCCCGAAGAGCGCACCTTTGTGTGGGAACTCGATCTGGCAGGATCGCCGTTTTCTGGCGGAGTACATGCCGCGCCTTGAAGACTACCTGCATTACCGCATCATCGATGTCTCCTCGGTCAAGGAGGTGGTGCGACGGTGGTATCCGGCCGGGGTGGCGATGCCGCCGCGCAAGGAGCAGAGCCACCGGGCACTCGACGATATCAAGGATTCGATCGAGGAGCTGAAGTTCTATCGCTCGGAGGTCTTTGTGGCGCCGGGTGGCAGCGCGACCTTTGCGACGCGGCGCTGA
- a CDS encoding Rne/Rng family ribonuclease, giving the protein MSNILVVNSTRSETRVALIEDGLLSEIYMERRRDRGVAGNIYKGKVLRVLPGMQAAFVDVAQEKAGFLHVSDFYNFEKDINLLEEDGDQWPPPSRGKISRKINISDCIKEGQEVLVQVAKEPMGTKGARLTGHISLPGRYVVFMPTVSHVGISRRIESEKERKRLRKLVEENRPPGTGFIVRTVSENISEDKLVRDMQLLVKLWTDILDKANQVKAPYLLNEEPDLLLRAARDLFTTDVGKLIVDDEEAYKRVSGFTKHYMPSFADNIEMYGADEPIFDAYGIEVEIDRALAREVPLPSGGSLVFDKTEALTAVDVNTGKFVGSGSDLEETILRTNLEAAEEVVYQLRLRNIGGIIIIDFIDMEDARNREKVYRTLEAALKKDRVTTNSLAISEFGLVEMTRKRVRESLVQYMCDPCERCKGLGHVKSAETVSAEIVREIRREARAFASKDIYVEANSEVVSHMLSAERKTIQDLEKTFEKKIHLRGQRDKHPESFEIADAK; this is encoded by the coding sequence ATGTCCAACATTCTGGTGGTCAATTCGACCCGCTCCGAGACGCGCGTGGCGCTGATCGAGGACGGGCTCTTGAGCGAAATCTATATGGAGCGCCGCCGCGACCGCGGGGTGGCCGGCAACATCTATAAGGGGAAGGTGTTGCGCGTGCTTCCCGGGATGCAGGCGGCGTTTGTGGATGTGGCCCAGGAGAAAGCGGGTTTTCTGCACGTAAGCGATTTCTATAACTTTGAGAAGGATATCAACCTTCTGGAAGAAGACGGCGATCAGTGGCCGCCGCCCTCCCGCGGCAAGATCAGCCGCAAGATCAACATCTCCGACTGCATCAAGGAGGGGCAGGAGGTTCTGGTGCAGGTGGCCAAGGAGCCGATGGGTACCAAGGGTGCCAGGCTCACCGGGCATATCTCGCTTCCGGGGCGCTACGTGGTGTTTATGCCCACGGTCTCGCATGTGGGAATCAGCCGGAGGATTGAGTCGGAGAAGGAGCGCAAGCGGTTGCGCAAGCTCGTCGAGGAGAATCGACCGCCGGGCACCGGCTTTATCGTGCGTACCGTCAGCGAGAACATCAGTGAAGATAAGCTGGTGCGCGATATGCAGCTTTTGGTCAAGCTGTGGACCGACATCCTCGATAAGGCCAATCAGGTCAAGGCGCCCTACCTGCTCAACGAGGAGCCGGACTTGCTCCTGCGGGCTGCTCGCGACCTTTTCACCACCGATGTGGGCAAGCTCATCGTGGATGATGAAGAGGCCTACAAGCGGGTCAGCGGGTTTACGAAGCATTATATGCCTTCGTTCGCCGATAATATTGAGATGTACGGTGCCGATGAGCCCATCTTTGATGCGTACGGCATCGAGGTGGAGATCGACCGGGCGCTGGCCAGAGAGGTGCCCCTGCCCAGCGGTGGAAGCCTTGTCTTTGATAAGACCGAGGCGCTCACCGCGGTGGATGTGAACACCGGCAAGTTTGTGGGGAGCGGCTCCGATCTTGAGGAGACGATTTTGCGCACGAACCTGGAGGCGGCCGAGGAGGTCGTCTACCAGCTGCGGCTGCGCAACATCGGGGGCATCATCATCATCGACTTTATCGATATGGAAGATGCCCGAAACCGCGAGAAGGTCTACCGCACGCTGGAGGCCGCGCTCAAAAAAGATCGGGTGACGACCAACTCGCTGGCCATCTCGGAGTTCGGTCTGGTGGAGATGACGCGCAAGCGGGTGCGGGAGTCGCTGGTCCAGTACATGTGCGACCCGTGTGAGCGCTGCAAGGGCTTAGGGCATGTCAAGAGCGCCGAGACGGTGAGCGCCGAGATCGTGCGTGAGATCCGGCGAGAGGCGCGTGCCTTCGCCAGTAAAGACATTTACGTGGAGGCCAACTCCGAGGTCGTCTCGCATATGCTGAGCGCGGAGCGCAAGACGATCCAGGATCTGGAGAAAACCTTCGAGAAGAAGATCCATTTGCGGGGCCAGCGCGACAAGCACCCGGAGAGTTTTGAGATCGCCGACGCAAAATAA
- a CDS encoding acyl-CoA reductase: MAQRVDVKAGRAIVARLNAEQDALIEAMVTDGWPEAMAREGLAMHMRSWEVEGAAEALRRELEAVGPGQHLMWPQRVSHIWPALPGAGVGPVLLGAMMGVPQGVKVSRRGQAFGKTVCELAGWEVLEGERWREAPVVVVSGSDETLREVRARVPGARVVGYGHRVSFAVMIDGPTIELRREAQKIAEDVVMWRQAGCFSVRAVIFVGQEERCRAFGERLAEVIAQVEVRLGADTPDEGAVSARAQALTLAQMTGAVFVRGVGYVRLAAEPFETGESSPQAVSLHRVDEVDDIARAVGVREGQVQGVALAGAWQERSGVVERVASLGATRVAPAGQMQQVPLRWWHDGQANLLSWVRVVECSEL; the protein is encoded by the coding sequence ATGGCGCAGCGAGTGGATGTGAAGGCGGGGCGCGCGATTGTGGCACGGCTTAACGCAGAGCAGGATGCGCTCATTGAGGCGATGGTCACCGACGGGTGGCCGGAGGCGATGGCGCGCGAGGGGCTCGCGATGCACATGCGGAGCTGGGAGGTGGAGGGGGCCGCCGAAGCGCTCCGCCGCGAGCTTGAGGCGGTGGGGCCGGGCCAGCATCTGATGTGGCCACAACGGGTGAGTCATATCTGGCCGGCGCTTCCCGGGGCGGGGGTCGGGCCGGTGCTGCTCGGAGCGATGATGGGGGTGCCCCAGGGAGTGAAGGTGTCGCGGCGAGGGCAGGCGTTCGGGAAGACGGTGTGCGAGCTCGCGGGATGGGAGGTTTTGGAGGGGGAGAGATGGCGCGAGGCCCCGGTGGTGGTTGTCAGCGGCAGCGACGAAACGCTCCGTGAAGTACGCGCCCGGGTGCCAGGCGCCCGGGTGGTAGGTTACGGGCATCGCGTCAGTTTTGCGGTGATGATCGACGGGCCGACGATCGAACTTCGCCGGGAGGCGCAGAAGATCGCCGAAGATGTGGTGATGTGGCGTCAGGCCGGGTGTTTTTCGGTGCGGGCGGTGATTTTTGTTGGTCAAGAAGAGCGGTGTCGGGCCTTTGGCGAAAGGTTGGCCGAAGTTATCGCCCAGGTTGAGGTGCGTCTCGGGGCCGATACCCCTGATGAAGGGGCGGTTTCGGCGCGGGCGCAGGCGTTGACCCTTGCTCAGATGACCGGGGCAGTCTTTGTGCGCGGGGTGGGCTATGTGCGCCTGGCCGCGGAGCCCTTTGAGACGGGTGAGTCCTCACCGCAGGCGGTGAGCCTGCACCGGGTCGATGAGGTTGACGATATCGCCCGGGCGGTGGGCGTCCGCGAGGGGCAGGTCCAGGGGGTGGCGCTGGCCGGGGCCTGGCAGGAGCGGTCGGGCGTTGTGGAGCGCGTCGCCTCGCTGGGGGCGACGCGCGTGGCGCCAGCCGGCCAGATGCAGCAGGTGCCGCTGCGCTGGTGGCATGATGGCCAGGCCAACCTTCTGAGCTGGGTCAGGGTGGTGGAGTGCTCCGAGCTCTGA
- a CDS encoding serine/threonine-protein kinase, translating to MFIVSFNRSWDHSPLRLYYREEDTDHRPGDPLLIPVAPAGRLDFLNREPPVKSTLIELPPDSQGLDEDSIDFIRANSVEELAQKTAINSQAVLNRVLLPGKRFGVYHILGFVAAGGMGEIYAAQRLKEDGSRSQPVALKVITAEFANDWRIIERFKREARISKAIRSTHVVRVYEFGESPDGHAFLSMELLTGEELFDSLHRNRTIPADELAKLALQVLKGLHQIHQSGFVHRDIKPENIFLARTPEGDEVVKILDFGIAKRADQKSDPLLSVVGQIYGTPQYLAPEQAVNPDVDHRADLYSLGVVLYECVTGSLPFDGDSSYALILAHQSQEPPPLPSSVDPEFAAIITRALAKDPDDRFQSALEMGQTLKRWLDTDHWARQRPVADIGHTPPVIDTSMDDLLSTSPRPPTTDDNLNLTLIGAPAHAPEHAPTAVMAPEHREPDRTDTADRVVGPPPEDSTELRSPQSDAPLSAADAQKAQIITGIALGLIILAIGYALLTWA from the coding sequence ATGTTCATCGTGTCCTTCAATCGCTCTTGGGACCATTCTCCTTTACGACTATACTACAGGGAAGAAGACACCGACCACCGCCCCGGTGATCCCCTGCTCATCCCTGTAGCGCCCGCCGGGCGCCTCGACTTCCTCAACCGCGAGCCGCCTGTGAAGAGCACCCTGATCGAGCTCCCCCCTGACTCCCAGGGCCTTGACGAGGACAGCATCGACTTCATCCGGGCAAACTCCGTCGAGGAGCTCGCTCAAAAAACCGCCATCAACTCCCAGGCGGTGCTCAACCGCGTTCTGCTCCCCGGAAAACGCTTCGGTGTCTACCACATCCTGGGCTTTGTGGCCGCCGGTGGCATGGGAGAGATCTACGCGGCCCAGCGCCTCAAAGAAGACGGCTCCCGCTCCCAACCGGTCGCCCTCAAAGTTATCACGGCCGAGTTCGCCAACGACTGGCGCATCATTGAGCGTTTCAAGCGCGAAGCGCGTATCTCCAAAGCCATCCGCTCCACACACGTGGTTCGCGTCTACGAGTTCGGCGAATCCCCCGACGGCCACGCCTTCCTCTCCATGGAGCTGCTCACCGGCGAGGAGCTCTTCGACAGCCTGCACCGCAATCGGACCATCCCCGCCGATGAGCTCGCAAAGCTCGCTCTGCAGGTCCTCAAAGGCCTCCACCAGATCCATCAATCGGGCTTTGTGCACCGCGACATCAAACCCGAAAACATCTTTCTGGCCCGCACCCCCGAGGGCGATGAGGTCGTCAAAATCCTCGACTTCGGGATCGCCAAACGCGCCGACCAGAAGTCCGATCCCCTCTTAAGCGTCGTCGGCCAGATCTACGGAACCCCGCAATATCTGGCCCCCGAGCAGGCCGTAAACCCCGACGTCGACCACCGCGCCGACCTCTACTCGCTCGGCGTCGTCCTCTACGAATGCGTCACCGGAAGCCTCCCCTTCGATGGCGACTCCTCCTACGCCCTGATCCTCGCCCACCAGAGTCAGGAACCCCCGCCCTTGCCCTCCTCGGTCGATCCGGAGTTTGCGGCGATCATTACCCGCGCGCTCGCCAAAGATCCCGACGATCGCTTCCAGAGCGCCCTGGAGATGGGTCAGACTCTCAAGCGCTGGCTCGACACCGACCACTGGGCTCGCCAGCGTCCGGTAGCGGACATCGGACACACCCCGCCGGTCATCGACACCTCGATGGACGATCTTCTCTCCACCTCACCGCGCCCCCCCACCACCGATGACAACCTCAACCTCACGCTCATCGGCGCTCCGGCCCACGCCCCCGAACATGCCCCTACCGCGGTGATGGCCCCGGAACATCGCGAGCCCGATCGGACCGACACAGCCGATCGGGTCGTCGGACCGCCCCCCGAAGACTCCACCGAACTTCGCTCCCCGCAAAGCGACGCTCCCCTCTCGGCGGCCGACGCCCAGAAAGCCCAGATCATCACCGGCATTGCACTCGGCCTGATCATCCTGGCGATTGGCTACGCCCTCTTAACCTGGGCCTGA
- the rho gene encoding transcription termination factor Rho: MNLKELKEKKIGQLTQMAKEAGIDGAGNLRKQELIFALLQTQAEKDGSIHGEGVLEILPDGFGFLRAPDYNYLPGPDDIYVSPSQIRRFNLRTGDTVSGQIRPPKESERYFALLKVEQVNFQDPEHAREKILFDNITPLYPEERLQMETAKDGFSTRIIDLLTPIGKGQRALIVAPPRTGKTVLMQDIANAIGDNHPDVVLIVLLIDERPEEVTDMQRSVRGEVVSSTFDEPAQRHVQVAEMVIEKAKRLVEHKRDVVILLDSITRLARAYNTVVPPSGKILSGGVDSNALHKPKRFFGAARNIEEGGSLTIIATALIDTGSRMDEVIFEEFKGTGNSELHLDRKLMEKRIFPCLDINRSGTRKEELLMEDSQLNRVWILRQLLHPLNVVDSMEFLIDKLGKTDSNADFLQSMSG; the protein is encoded by the coding sequence ATGAATCTGAAAGAACTCAAGGAGAAAAAGATCGGCCAGCTTACGCAGATGGCCAAAGAAGCCGGCATCGACGGCGCCGGCAACCTGCGCAAGCAAGAGCTGATCTTCGCCCTCCTGCAAACCCAGGCTGAAAAAGACGGTTCCATCCACGGCGAAGGCGTCCTGGAGATCCTCCCCGATGGGTTCGGATTCTTGCGCGCCCCGGACTACAACTACCTGCCCGGGCCCGACGATATCTACGTCTCCCCCAGCCAGATCCGCCGCTTTAACCTGCGCACCGGCGACACCGTCAGCGGCCAGATTCGCCCGCCCAAAGAGAGCGAGCGCTACTTCGCGCTGCTCAAGGTCGAGCAGGTCAACTTCCAGGATCCGGAGCACGCCCGCGAGAAGATCCTCTTCGACAACATCACCCCGCTCTACCCCGAAGAGCGCCTGCAGATGGAGACGGCCAAAGACGGCTTCTCCACCCGCATCATCGACCTGCTCACCCCCATCGGTAAGGGCCAGCGCGCGCTGATCGTCGCGCCGCCTCGCACCGGTAAGACCGTCCTGATGCAGGACATCGCCAACGCCATCGGCGACAACCACCCCGACGTGGTTCTCATCGTGCTGCTCATCGATGAGCGTCCCGAAGAGGTCACCGACATGCAGCGCTCGGTGCGCGGCGAAGTTGTGTCGTCGACCTTCGACGAGCCGGCCCAGCGCCACGTGCAGGTCGCCGAGATGGTCATCGAGAAGGCCAAGCGCCTGGTCGAACACAAGCGCGACGTCGTTATCCTCCTCGACTCCATCACCCGTCTGGCCCGCGCCTACAACACGGTGGTGCCCCCCTCCGGCAAGATCCTCTCCGGTGGTGTCGACTCCAACGCCCTGCACAAGCCCAAGCGCTTCTTCGGCGCGGCCCGTAACATCGAAGAGGGCGGCAGCCTCACCATCATCGCCACCGCGCTTATCGACACCGGTAGCCGCATGGACGAGGTCATCTTCGAAGAGTTCAAGGGCACCGGTAACTCCGAGCTGCACCTGGACCGCAAGCTCATGGAGAAGCGCATCTTCCCCTGCCTGGACATCAACCGCTCGGGCACGCGCAAAGAAGAGCTGCTTATGGAAGACAGCCAGCTCAACCGCGTCTGGATTCTGCGCCAGCTTCTGCACCCGCTCAACGTGGTCGACTCGATGGAGTTCCTCATCGACAAGCTCGGCAAGACCGACTCCAACGCCGACTTCCTCCAGTCGATGAGCGGCTGA
- the prfA gene encoding peptide chain release factor 1: MFEKLKEVEARYHQLNSQLADPEVASDPNTFRKIAKEQALLQEVVTTFQRYQSVEDEIAENRELLLEDDDDAIKQMAKVELERLNPELEALAQTLKRLLLPRDPLDDKNTYLEIRAGTGGDEAALFAADLFRMYARYAERLGWKIEIVSTNETDRGGFREVIALIEGDSVYSRLKFEAGTHRVQRVPDTESQGRIHTSAVTVAVLPEADDVEINIQDNDLKIDVYRSSGPGGQSVNTTDSAVRITHLPTGLVVICQDEKSQHKNRAKALRVLQARLLEREREEQRQEIEAERRGQVGSGDRSERIRTYNFPQSRITDHRIGFTTHRLDEVLSGNVDELIDPLIAHHQAEALQNLE, translated from the coding sequence ATGTTCGAAAAACTCAAAGAAGTCGAGGCGCGCTACCACCAGCTCAACAGCCAGCTGGCCGACCCCGAGGTTGCCTCCGACCCCAACACCTTTCGAAAGATCGCCAAAGAGCAGGCGCTTCTCCAGGAGGTGGTCACCACCTTCCAGCGCTACCAGAGCGTCGAAGACGAGATCGCCGAGAACCGCGAGCTCCTCTTAGAAGATGATGATGACGCTATTAAACAGATGGCCAAAGTCGAGCTTGAGCGCCTCAATCCCGAGCTTGAGGCGCTGGCTCAGACGCTCAAACGCCTGCTGCTTCCCCGCGATCCTCTTGACGACAAAAACACCTACCTGGAGATTCGCGCTGGGACCGGTGGCGACGAGGCGGCGCTCTTCGCTGCCGACCTCTTTCGCATGTACGCGCGTTATGCGGAACGACTGGGCTGGAAGATCGAGATCGTCTCCACCAATGAGACGGATCGCGGAGGCTTTCGCGAGGTCATTGCGCTGATTGAGGGCGATAGCGTCTACAGCCGCCTCAAGTTTGAAGCCGGCACCCACCGCGTCCAGCGCGTGCCCGACACCGAGAGCCAGGGCCGCATTCACACCTCGGCGGTCACCGTAGCGGTGCTGCCGGAGGCGGACGACGTGGAGATCAACATCCAGGACAACGATCTCAAGATCGACGTCTACCGCTCCTCCGGCCCCGGCGGGCAGTCGGTCAATACCACCGACTCTGCGGTGCGCATCACGCACCTGCCCACCGGGCTTGTGGTGATCTGCCAGGATGAGAAGAGCCAGCATAAAAACCGCGCCAAAGCCCTGCGTGTGCTCCAGGCGCGGCTTCTGGAGCGGGAGCGCGAGGAGCAACGCCAGGAGATCGAGGCCGAGCGTCGCGGTCAGGTGGGCTCCGGCGACCGGTCCGAGCGCATCCGTACCTACAACTTCCCCCAGTCGCGCATTACCGATCACCGCATCGGCTTTACCACCCACCGCCTCGATGAAGTCTTGAGCGGAAACGTCGATGAGCTCATCGATCCGCTCATCGCGCACCATCAAGCTGAAGCGCTGCAGAACCTGGAGTAA
- a CDS encoding acyl-protein synthetase: MLPSATRRIGRADLTSPYANSLPAMTSRDQLLKTLHDAIAAWNPTDDPLTWPEQRVLDLARPLFNYQYTHNLAYRTLCRNRGVGPSADLRLEQIPAVPTDAFKALNLFSGPESVRTFRTSGTTQGARGQHHFATLELYRAALHPTFVRFCNPEKSALRLIILAPSPADLPDSSLSFMLGELMERWGAPGSCFVVELRENAWHLDPTTLERALDEASTGTTPTMLLGTAFGFVELLDRTRACWTLPEGSRLMETGGFKGRSRTVDKADLYRLFEERLGIPASRCISEYSMTELSSQTYTDALASPEPTGRLFAPPWLNLSVVDPLTLQPLTEPSTTGLIRFIDLANLDSVMAIQTSDRGILHPDGSLELLGRAPDAELRGCSLTIEEIVEGVDPR, encoded by the coding sequence ATGCTACCCTCCGCCACGCGCCGCATCGGCCGCGCCGACCTCACATCTCCCTACGCCAACAGCCTGCCTGCTATGACCTCTCGCGACCAGCTTCTCAAAACCCTCCACGATGCCATCGCCGCCTGGAATCCGACCGACGATCCGCTGACCTGGCCCGAGCAGCGCGTCCTCGACCTCGCCAGGCCGCTCTTCAACTACCAGTACACCCACAACCTCGCCTACCGCACCCTCTGCCGCAACCGCGGCGTGGGTCCCTCGGCCGATCTTCGCCTGGAGCAGATCCCGGCGGTGCCCACCGACGCCTTCAAAGCCCTCAACCTCTTCAGCGGCCCGGAGAGTGTGCGGACCTTCCGCACCAGCGGCACCACGCAGGGCGCGCGCGGTCAGCATCATTTTGCCACCCTTGAGCTCTACCGCGCCGCCCTGCACCCGACCTTTGTGCGCTTCTGCAACCCGGAGAAGTCCGCGCTGCGCCTGATCATTCTGGCCCCCTCCCCGGCCGATCTTCCCGACAGCAGCCTCTCCTTTATGCTCGGCGAGCTCATGGAACGCTGGGGCGCACCGGGAAGTTGCTTTGTGGTGGAGCTTCGCGAGAACGCCTGGCACCTCGATCCCACCACCCTGGAGCGGGCCCTCGATGAGGCCAGCACCGGCACCACCCCCACCATGCTGCTGGGCACGGCCTTTGGCTTCGTTGAACTTCTCGATCGCACCCGCGCCTGCTGGACGCTCCCCGAAGGCTCGCGCCTGATGGAGACCGGCGGCTTTAAGGGACGCTCGCGCACCGTCGACAAGGCCGACCTCTACCGCCTCTTCGAAGAGCGCCTGGGCATCCCGGCGTCGCGCTGTATCAGCGAATACAGCATGACCGAGCTCTCCAGCCAGACCTACACCGACGCCCTGGCCAGCCCCGAGCCTACCGGTCGCCTCTTTGCCCCGCCCTGGCTCAACCTCTCGGTGGTCGATCCGCTCACGCTTCAGCCCTTGACTGAGCCCAGCACCACCGGCCTGATTCGTTTTATCGATCTTGCCAACCTCGACAGCGTCATGGCCATCCAGACCTCCGACCGCGGCATCCTCCACCCGGATGGCTCGCTGGAACTTCTGGGGCGCGCGCCCGATGCCGAGCTGCGGGGCTGCAGCCTGACCATCGAAGAGATCGTCGAGGGCGTCGACCCGCGCTGA